The Paenibacillus antri genomic sequence AAACTATAGACCTCTTCGCCGAAGGACGGCGGGAGGTCTTTCGTTTTTACCGGGGGAGGTTGTCAAGTGGAAATCGCTTCGGCAAGATGGTATGTTATGGGGGAGTATGGATTTCGGAAGGGGACCCTGACATAGATGAAAGCGAGTACGATGACGACGAGTACGGAGTTGGAGGATCGCGCGATTCTCGTTAGCCTCGTGACGGGCGACGAAACCGACGATCTCGTCCGCTATTCGATGGAAGAGCTCGTTCGGCTGGCGGAGACGGCCGGGGTCGAAGTGCTCGACACGGCGGTGCAGAAGCGCGAGAAGGCGGACAGCAAGTGGTTTATCGGGAAGGGGAAGGTCGAGGAGGTGCGCGACCGGCTCCGGGAATTGAACGGAACGACGGTCATCTTCAATCAAGAGCTCTCCGGCGGCCAAGTTCGAAATTTGGAGGAGTACTTAGACGCGAAGATCGTCGATCGGACGCAGCTTATCCTCGATATTTTCGCGCAGCGGGCGAAGACGAGAGAGGGCATTCTCCAGGTCGAGCTGGCGCAGCTCAGTTATTTGCTGCCCCGGTTGTCCGGACACGGGAAGAATTTGTCCCGGCTCGGGGGCGGCATCGGAACGAGAGGTCCCGGCGAGACGAAGCTGGAGACCGATCGCCGTCATATCCGTAACCGCATCACGGATTTGCGCAGGCAGCTCGACGAGGTGACGCGGCACCGGAAGCTGCATCGCGAGCGTCGGAAGAAGAGCGGCGTATACCAAGTGGCGTTAGTGGGGTATACGAATGCAGGGAAGTCGACGCTGCTCAATCGGATGACGAAATCGGACGTCTATGCGGAAAACAAGCTGTTCGCGACGCTCGATCCGACGTCCCGCAGCATGCCGCTGCCGTCCGTCGGCGAAGTCGTGTTGACGGATACGGTCGGCTTCATTCAGCAGCTGCCGCATGATCTCGTGGCCGCGTTTCGCGCGACGCTGGAAGAGGTGCTGGAGGCGGACTTGATCCTGCATGTCGTCGACGCTTCGTCTTCGATGCGCGAGGAGCATATCCGAGTCGTCGACGGCGTCTTGGAAGAGCTGGGCGCGCAAGGCAAAGAGACGGTCATGATTTACAACAAGATCGACTTGTGTACGCCGGGCGAACGGGAGATGATTCCGACGGGCGAGAATACGCTCGCGATCTCGGCGATGAACGACGATCACCTCGAGGCGTTGAAGGACGTTCTTGAGCGCCGCTTGATGGGGGAGGTCGTTACGATGCGATTCCCAATCGAGCGCGGGGACTTGATCGCGCTGGCCTACCGCGTCAGCGACGTTATGGAGTCGGAGACGGAGGAAGAAGCGGTCGTATTGACGGCCAAGCTGCAATCGAAGGCCTTTGCATTATCCGCGTCACGTTTGGAACCTTATATCGTAAAATAAGTCCTTTTACGGAATGTTGATGGGAGATTATCATACATGATGGAGTTACATCCAAGGCTTCAGGACGCCGTCGC encodes the following:
- the hflX gene encoding GTPase HflX → MKASTMTTSTELEDRAILVSLVTGDETDDLVRYSMEELVRLAETAGVEVLDTAVQKREKADSKWFIGKGKVEEVRDRLRELNGTTVIFNQELSGGQVRNLEEYLDAKIVDRTQLILDIFAQRAKTREGILQVELAQLSYLLPRLSGHGKNLSRLGGGIGTRGPGETKLETDRRHIRNRITDLRRQLDEVTRHRKLHRERRKKSGVYQVALVGYTNAGKSTLLNRMTKSDVYAENKLFATLDPTSRSMPLPSVGEVVLTDTVGFIQQLPHDLVAAFRATLEEVLEADLILHVVDASSSMREEHIRVVDGVLEELGAQGKETVMIYNKIDLCTPGEREMIPTGENTLAISAMNDDHLEALKDVLERRLMGEVVTMRFPIERGDLIALAYRVSDVMESETEEEAVVLTAKLQSKAFALSASRLEPYIVK